Proteins encoded in a region of the Scomber scombrus chromosome 16, fScoSco1.1, whole genome shotgun sequence genome:
- the LOC133996993 gene encoding extracellular matrix protein 1-like: MILIGGLTGFWIFALMTLHSANLGETNLLNEPDVPFPPALPTAENLAAICHNGNGRPRYPDSFFPGSRFSHWKRRGNAINQMESWYSLCCSGQVAQQSSQILCCAQQAWKQALSQFCVEEFSTMTRAYKCCREKGDARWTCFDSELPNPNYDPTPGYTAPQLPLELGFTFNADAC; the protein is encoded by the exons ATGATTTTGATTGGAGGCCTCACAGGATTTTGGATATTTGCACTGATGACTCTTCACAGTGCAAATTTGGGAG AGACCAACCTTCTCAATGAGCCGGATGTCCCTTTCCCACCTGCCCTTCCAACAGCTGAGAATCTCGCTGCCATTTGCCACAACGGTAACGGCCGTCCCAGATACCCGGACAGCTTCTTCCCGGGCTCCAGATTCAGCCACTGGAAACGCCGTGGAAACGCCATCAACCAGATGGAGTCGTGGTACAGTTTGTGCTGCAGTGGACAGGTAGCGCAGCAGAGCAGCCAAATCCTCTGCTGTGCCCAACAAGCT tgGAAACAAGCTCTGTCCCAGTTCTGTGTGGAGGAATTTAGCACCATGACTCGCGCATACAAGTGCTGCAGGGAGAAAGGAGACGCACGGTGGACGTGCTTTGACAGTGAGCTGCCAAACCCCAACTATGACCCAACACCAGGCTACACTGCACCCCAACTGCCCCTAGAGCTGGGATTCACCTTCAATGCAGATGCTTGTTAA